The Pyrenophora tritici-repentis strain M4 chromosome 3, whole genome shotgun sequence genome has a window encoding:
- a CDS encoding UBN2 multi-domain protein: protein MAVEKEEWKIPQLTAENHDTWFRRNKVKLKGKKVFYVCEKNLVQHCQIAIAGELTEAMEELEIAEADKHTKIRVNIEKRDKYLEDEATAIDLLFRSLTEDDQALIDEYDTAFQFWAYLQKKYTQTDATTANIYMTRIQTFTFNPGNTIVGSWEKLKEYRRKLVAADADTNGAYKDSALLLVLIRSLPKEFKTTIDTLNAQLNLTVEQKLKFLEEKEVRDQQDADEKALPAFRKTEKYVPPYKRRNHKSSPLSSDSESGTKFMVQCFLCDGAHGVRDCPRRERARKLLKEYDAKKSSKPPIKTLKQRNSHKKTGKAYGAEEVNSESDELSETSDSEPEEIETCRLSKDIVGKASPSTWAADTGASSHMSDQPSLFRRMIKIKRRLVRVGGGELYADWKGEAQVVCKDGSSTWLSEVLLVPNLGVNLLSGRRICAAGLKGRFNSHVLCFKLGKEIIIKATMDDGLYVVSHIADGYHETAFLGTEPHTPVKSELKVNEKERYLLYHRRFAHLGPTKIAKLHEVTTLQKKIQVPEKIEICEHKATKLALVQFDIAGPFPTSLRGNRWFLQIIDSYTRKNWVIPLKKKGDAQRELRIWKTFVEHQTGEKVKAAGTDNAPELLQQAEEWRVTQGVEIQPTTIASSHQNGPAERNIQTAEADMRAMLKDAGLPIEFWDEAVEADAYLRNRTNTGPMINGKQVSPEEAFTGTKPSIDHIRVWGSKCYSYINPKTIPADQRHDKLVDRGRIGVFMGYSETTNKQFKFYSPELGYTSRTSRLSVDEYTPGGKVELRLRNIPAGPQGTQNTMPDRKPRGRLRKDLELSPAERMEPTPTERMEPSPAEPMEPSPTEPMEPSPAEPIEPVSENLMEPSSAELTHEPVKRHRGRPRRLTTIPPTAPSDERVPNLVNEEGHEEPCTQSVREKEIPRYFTRQAKRKRSNEEIVEDERFSKIVKAMLAQVGLTEEQTRLSEKAFAATEIAGIQIPQTHEQAINDPKYGKQWKAAILEEIIALIENRTWEEVPKPKDANMVDSKWVFTVKTNLDGTVERFKARLVARGFTQAHGTDYNETFAPTVRMDTLRLFMATVAAENLECFHFDIKNAFTESHLKEEIFLKQPQGVEVKKGYVLRVLRSLYGLKQAARDWNLLIKKELLAWGFVQSLADPCMFIHKEKQLRILVYVDDIAAAAKDRAQIDWFYEKLSGRFNTKNLGEIHKILGVRVTRDRKRRTIYLDQEQYLHAVLDKFGMSSKQHRDKKIPSADYTSFRPATDNDTRIDITEYQQVIGSLMFAMVLTRPDIAFTLGKLSQYMSDPAEHHGHALKNLLRYLRSTVTLKLRYGPGGVHSQFVIYSDADWASDMVDRKSVSGSTAMFYGGPISWSSKKQRSVATSSCESEYIALSTCCKQGQWIAQMFRDLGFPKYIGKDTNKVQMLGDNQGAIALTKNPHLHERSKHIDVCYHFIRDLAEQGKLDVAYVPTADMVADGMTKPLQRVAFERFKNQLGVVLGPDLP from the exons atggctgtagagaaggaagaatggaagattccccaacttacagctgaaaaccacgatacttggttccgccgaaacaaggtcaagcttaaggggaagaaagtcttctatgtctgcgagaaaaaCCTGGTACAGCACTGCCAAATAGCAATAGCCGGTGAACTaacggaggctatggaagagttggaaattgctgaagcagacaagcatactaagatccgcgtcaacattgaaaaaagagacaagtacctagaagatgaagccactgcaatcgatctcttgtttcggtcgcttactgaagatgaccaagcccttattgacgaatacgacactgccttccagttctgggcctacctacaaaagaagtacacccaaactgacgccacaaccgccaacatttacatgaccagaattcaaacgttcacattCAATCCTGGGAACACAattgttggatcatgggaaaagctaaaggaataccgacgcaaactcgtagcagcagacgctgacaccaacggagcttacaaggactctgcactactactcgttcttattagatcactcccgaaagaatttaagactacgattgacaccttaaacgcccaacttaaccttacggttgaacagaaacttaagtttctggaagagaaggaggttcgagaccagcaagacgccgacgaaaaagctctcccagcattccggaagacggagaagtatgttccgccttacaagcgccgaaatcacaagagctcaccactatcgtctgactccgaatctggtaCTAAGTTTATggtccaatgcttcctttgtgacggagcccatggcgtacgagactgtccaagacgtgagagagctcgaaagctccttaaggaatacgacgctaagaaatcatctaagcCGCCTATTAAGACACTCAAGCAAAGGAATTCTCACAAAAagactggcaaagcatatggagccgaagaagtcaattcagagtcagatgaattatccgagacctcagactctgaacccgaggaaattgagacatgccgtctctcaaaagacattgtcggtaaggcctctccatctacttgggctgccgacactggcgcctcctcccacatgtctgaccaaccctcattgtttagacgaatgatcaagatcaagcgaagactagttcgggttggagggggagaattatatgcagactggaaaggagaagctcaagtggtgtgtaaagacggatcgtcgacatggttgtcagaagtactgcttgtacctaaccttggagtcaatttgttatcagggagaagaatttgcgcagcaggcctgaagggtcgtttcaattcacacgtactatgcttcaaactaggaaaggagatcattattaaagcaactatggacgacggcctctacgtagtgtcacacattgccgatggataccacgagacagcattcctaggcacggaaccccatacaccagttaagagcgagcttaaggttaatgaaaaggagagatacctgctgtatcacagacgtttcgcacacctaggacctacaaagattgccaaactccacgaagttacaactctccagaagaagattcaagttccagagaagattgaaatctgcg agcacaaggccacgaagctagccttagtacagtttgacattgctggaccctttccaacatctctacgaggaaacaggtggttcctccaaattattgatagctacacgcggaaaaactgggttatcccgctgaagaaaaagggagacgcacaacgggaactccgaatctggaagacctttgtagaacatcaaactggcgagaaagtcaaagctgctggaaccgacaatgcaccagaacttctacagcaagctgaggaatggagagttacacaaggcgtggaaattcagcctacaacaattgcttcctcacaccagaatggaccagccgagcgaaacatccaaactgctgaagctgatatgagagcaatgttgaaagacgctggtttaccaattgagttttgggatgaagctgtcgaagcagacgcatacctacgcaaccgtacaaacacaggacctatgatcaatggaaagcaagtcagtcctgaagaggcattcacaggaacgaaaccatccattgaccacatccgtgtatgggggagcaaatgctattcgtacatcaaccctaaaacgattccagcagaccaacgacatgacaagctcgtggaccgtggcagaattggagtatttatgggatattctgagacaacaaataagcagttcaagttctattcgccagagcttggatacacctcaaggacaagccgattgtcagtggacgaatacacccctggagggaaagttgaactacgactgcgaaacataccagctggaccacaaggaacgcagaatacgatgccagaccgaaaaccaagaggaagactTAGGAAGGATCTAGAATTATCTCCtgccgaacgaatggaaccaactcctaccgaacgaatggaaccatctcctgcagaaccaatggaaccatctcctaccgaaccaatggaaccatctcctgcagaaccaatagaaccagtttccgagaacctaatggaaccatcttcggcagagctaactcatgaaccagtgaagcgtcacagaggaagaccaaggaggctaactactattcctcctactgcaccatctgatgagcgggttcctaatcttgtgAACGAAGAGGGGCACGAAGAACCGTGtacccagtctgtacgagaaaaggagattccacgatacttcactagacaagccaaacggaagaggtctaacgaagagattgttgaggacgagagatttagcaagatcgttaaagctatgctagcccaagttggccttacagaagagcaaacacgactatctgagaaggctttcgcagcaaccgagatcgcaggaatccagatcccccagacacacgagcaagctatcaacgacccaaagtatggaaagcaatggaaagcagcaatacttgaagagataatcgcgttaatagagaatcgaacctgggaggaagttccaaagccaaaagacgcgaacatggttgattcaaagtgggtttttacagtcaaaacgaatctcgacgggactgttgagaggtttaaggcacgccttgtggcaagaggttttacgcaagcacacggaacagactacaacgagacttttgccccgacagtccgcatggacaccttacgtctgtttatggccactgtcgcagcggaaaacctggaatgtttccactttgacattaagaatgcattcacagagtcgcacttgaaggaagagatctttcttaagcaaccccaaggagtagaagtcaaaaaaggatacgtccttagagttctccgcagcttatacggactcaaacaggctgctcgcgactggaacttgttgataaagaaagaacttctggcatggggattcgtacaaagcctcgcagacccgtgcatgtttatccacaaagaaaaacaactccgtatcctcgtctacgttgatgacattgctgctgctgcaaaagatcgagctcaaattgattggttctacgagaagctttctggaagattcaacaccaagaacctgggggagattcataagatccttggagtacgagttacgcgagacagaaagcgccgcacaatctacctcgatcaagaacagtacctacacgcagtacttgacaagtttggaatgtctagcaaacaacacagagacaagaagattccatctgcagattacacttcatttaggccagccactgacaacgacacccgaatcgacatcactgaataccagcaagtgatagggagccttatgtttgctatggttcttacacgtccagacattgcattcaccctcggaaagctaagccaatacatgagcgatccagcagaacaccatggccatgcgttgaagaacctgctacgatatctaaggtcgacagtgacattgaagctacgctacggaccagggggagtacactcgcaatttgtcatctactctgatgctgactgggcaagcgacatggtagaccgaaagagcgtttcagggagcactgcaatgttctacggaggtccaatatcatggtctagcaagaagcaacggtctgttgcaacgtcaagctgcgaatctgaatacatcgcactatcaacatgctgcaagcaaggccagtggattgctcaaatgtttagagatcttgggttcccaaagtacattggaaaagacaccaacaaggtccagatgctaggagacaaccagggtgccattgcacttacaaagaaccctcaccttcacgaaagatcaaagcacatcgacgtctgttatcattttatccgagacctagcagaacaaggcaaactcgatgtggcctacgttccaactgcagacatggtggctgatggaatgacaaagccattgcagcgagtcgcattcgagagattcaagaaccaattaggagttgtccttggaccggacctgccctga
- a CDS encoding ZnF-C2HC domain containing protein has product MADKLLAARGASQRTDSLRTCFNRAYDRQRAMCEDAILIKRWFKLVEEIKAEQGICDKDVYNFDEAGFIIGKITTQLVITGLERRGRRKMPLFLIFASQYHLSAWYKEAEIPRDWAIAVSDNGWTNDKLRVEWLKHFNAHTQARTIGARRLLIIDGHRSHQSLEFQELCKENNIYTLSFRGAGLIPLQLEAVLLKLDISSLEKANSAASARRQRSKRRIQKHGVLTKGAGEDILAQNEADQQIAHEERQGGARSGLSQRAQRRCTRCKETGHNSRTCNTNTLNIQ; this is encoded by the exons atggctgataagctgctggctgcgcgcggcgctagCCAG cgtacagacagtcttcggacgtgtttcaaccgagcgtacgataggcagagagctaTGTGTGAGGATGCGAtattaataaagaggtggtttaagcttgtagaagagataAAGGCTGAGCAGGGTATCTGCGATAAGGAtgtctacaactttgatgaagctggctttataataggcaagattacaacgcagctggTTATAACAGGATTAGAGAGAAGAGGCCGGCGGAAGA TGCCACtgttcctcatcttcgctagtcagtaccacctatcagcctggtataaggaagctgagatcccacgcgactgggcgatcgcagtcagcgataatggctggacgaatgATAAGCTTagagttgagtggctaaagcacttcaacgctcacacgcaggctcgtactataggcgcgcgtcgcctgcttattattgatggccataggagccaccaatctctagagttccaggagctctgtaaggagaacaatatctatacgctct ccttccgcggcgcaggccttaTTCCTCTacaactagaggctgttctattaaagctagat atctctagtcttgagaaggccaacagcgcagcctcagcgcgtaggcagcgctctaaaaggcgtatacagaagcatggagtactcacaaagggagctggagaggatatactagctcaaaatgaggctgaccagcagattgctcatgaagagcgtcaaggaggagcgcgatcaggccttagccagcgcgctcaaaggcgctgcaccaggtgcaaggagactgggcacaactcgcgcacatgcaacacTAATACTCTTAATATAcagtaa